ATTTTCCACAGTATAAATTGATTTAGTTTTTTAAATGCTAATAGGGACTGCAAAAATACTACTTTATATATTTTTCCAATATCATTTTACCAATTTTATTGTACTAAATACAATTATCCTGTATTTTTGAACACTACATTATACTATGAGCAAACGCGACCTTAAAAAATACCTTACTTCGCTTCCGAAAGAAGAACTTGAAACCCAGTTAATGACATTGTACGAAAAGTTTGGGGAAGTAAAAACGTACTACGATTTTATCTTTAATCCTAAGGAAGATAAACTTGAACAGGAGGCTAAAACCAAGATACTCCATGAATATTTCCCTGTACGGGGTAAGAAACGCGCTAAACTACGACGCTCTGTAGCGCAAAAACAAATTAAGCATTTCATCTCGTTAGGAGTAGATTCTTATATAATTGCCGATGTAATGTTGTATAATATAGAAATTGCCCAAAAATATACCGCTAAACGCGAAATACGTAACGCTACTTTTTATAGGAGTATGTATAACCATTATAAGCAGGTGGCTGATTACGTAACTGCCAATGGTATGGCTGCCGAGTTTAAGCCACGTATTTTAGCAATACATGACACTGTTTTTGAACAAGAATGGGAAAATTGTAAGGAGTTTGAAAGGATATACGATAATTTTGAATAGTATTTACCTAAAACAAACTTCCCTGTACATCGGCTTTATGGAAACCAGTGTTTAATTTACCCGTTCTAAATAAATTTACCTTTTCGTGAGCCATACGCGTAGGTTCAGGTATTCGGTGTTTCGCAATACACTGGCTTATAACAGTTA
The Flavobacterium litorale genome window above contains:
- a CDS encoding DUF6155 family protein, which codes for MSKRDLKKYLTSLPKEELETQLMTLYEKFGEVKTYYDFIFNPKEDKLEQEAKTKILHEYFPVRGKKRAKLRRSVAQKQIKHFISLGVDSYIIADVMLYNIEIAQKYTAKREIRNATFYRSMYNHYKQVADYVTANGMAAEFKPRILAIHDTVFEQEWENCKEFERIYDNFE